A region from the Linepithema humile isolate Giens D197 chromosome 1, Lhum_UNIL_v1.0, whole genome shotgun sequence genome encodes:
- the Nrx-IV gene encoding neurexin-4 isoform X3 — translation MELGARYEIRSVATRGRAYTKEYVTEYLIQYSDDGQSWSNFENQDGVDEMFKGNKDGNSLKLNKFEIPIIAQWIRINPTRWQDRISLRVELYGCDYVSDIASFNGSSLIRMDLLREPIETDRHSIRFRFKTTNADGVLMYSRGTQGDYIALQLRDNRMLLNLDLGSGIMTSLSVGSLLDDNMWHDVVFSRNRKDISFSVDRVLIRGRVKGQFHRLDLNQHFYIGGVPNKQDGLVVNQNFTGCIENFYLNTTNIIHELKESEIVGENLKYFKAHTYYGCPEPLIIPVTFLTPGSYARLKGYEGVSSLNISLAFRTYEERGIIIYHQFRSPGYVKLFLEEGKLKVDIKTADNPAVILDNFYEKFNDGKWHQVILTIATNSLVLNVDGRPMKTERKLSMSTGSFYMIGGMTGEGSNYGFVGCMRMISVDGNYKLPTDWKEEEYCCKNEIVFDTCRMADRCNPNPCKHNGVCYQNSDEFFCECANTGYAGAVCHTSLNPLSCEAYKNMNPVNQKAEITVDVDGSGPLKPFPVTCEFFTDDRVMTVLHHSNEQVTPVDGFEEPGSFIQEINYDADFDQIEALLNRSISCRQRINYACKHSKLFNSPVSQGDHFRPNSWWVSRNNQKMDYWGGALPGSRKCECGIYANCGDPTKWCNCDSGLEGWLEDGGDITEKEHLPVKQLRFGDTGTPLDDKEGRYTLGPLICEGDDLFKNMVTFRIADSTINLPTFDIGHSGDIYFEFKTTTLDAVIIHSKGPNDYIKVSITTGNQLTFQYVAGGGPLTVTVQTSYNLADNKWHSVSVERNRKEARIVIDGALKNEVREPPGPVRAIHLTSDFVVGATTDYRDGFVGCIRALLLNGQLQDLRSYARRGLYGITEDCVGRCESSPCLNNGTCHERYDGYWCDCRWTAFKGPICADEIGVTMRSSSMIKYDFMGTWRSTISENIRIGFTTTNPRGFLMGLFSNISGEYMVIMISNSGSLRVVFDFGFERQDVVYGGQETNNLGTGQYHDIKISRRNSGSTLVIQVDDYEEQTVHYDIKHSADAQFNNIQYMYIGRNETMSAGFVGCISRIEFDDIYPLKLLFQENGPGNVRSIGSTVTEDYCGIEPITHPPDIVETRPPPELDEEKLRAAYNETDTAILGSVLAILLIAVVIMIILIGRYMSRHKGEYLTQEDKGAEIALDPDSAVVNSATGHQVQKKKEWFI, via the exons ATGGAGCTGGGGGCCAGATATGAGATACGCAGCGTTGCTACGCGAGGGCGGGCTTATACTAAAGAATACGTGACAGAATATCTTATCCAATATTCTGATGATGGTCAATCATGGagcaattttgaaaatcagGACGGTGTAGATGAG ATGTTTAAAGGTAATAAAGATGGAAATAGCTTGAAGCTTAACAAGTTTGAGATACCAATAATCGCGCAATGGATAAGAATAAATCCAACGCGATGGCAAGACAGGATATCGCTGAGAGTCGAACTCTACGGATGCGACTACG TGTCTGATATTGCTTCCTTCAACGGATCCTCTCTCATACGTATGGATCTACTTAGAGAACCTATCGAAACCGATAGGCATAGTATACGTTTCCGTTTTAAAACCACCAACGCCGACGGTGTGCTAATGTATTCTCGTGGCACGCAAGGCGACTATATAGCCTTGCAATTACGCGACAATCGAATGCTGCTCAACCTCGATCTCGGATCCGGCATTATGACGAGTCTGTCCGTTGGCAGTCTTCTGGACGACAATATGTGGCACGATGTTGTATTCTCCCGCAATAGGAAAGATATTTCGTTCTCCGTCGACAGAGTGTTGATCCGAGGTAGAGTAAAGGGACAGTTTCACCGATTGGACTTGAATCAACAC TTTTACATCGGCGGCGTGCCTAACAAGCAGGACGGTTTAGTGGTGAATCAGAATTTCACGGGCTGCATAGAAAACTTTTATCTCAACACGACGAATATAATTCACGAACTGAAGGAGTCGGAGATCGTGGGTGAAAATTTGAAGTATTTCAAGGCTCATACGTACTACGGCTGTCCGGAACCTCTAATAATACCCGTCACATTTCTGACTCCCGGATCCTACGCTAGGTTGAAAGGGTACGAGGGCGTGTCGTCTCTCAACATCTCTCTCGCGTTCCGAACGTACGAGGAGcgaggaataattatttaccatCAATTCCGGAGTCCGGGCTACGTCAAG CTGTTCCTGGAAGAAGGTAAATTGAAGGTCGACATAAAAACAGCGGATAACCCAGCTGTGATTCTGGACAACTTTTACGAAAAGTTCAACGATGGAAAGTGGCATCAGGTGATTTTGACGATTGCGACAAATTCTCTCGTCTTGAATGTCGACGGCAGGCCGATGAAAACGGAGCGCAAGCTGTCAATGTCGACTGGATCATTTTACATGATCGGCGGTATGACCGGAGAGGGAAGCAACTACGGGTTCGTCGGCTGCATGAGAATGATAAGTGTCGAcggcaattataaattacctACCGACTGGAAGGAAGAGGAGTATTGCTGCAAGAACGAGATTGTGTTCGACACTTGTCGAATGGCGGACCGTTGCAATCCAAATCCTTGCAAGCACAATGGTGTCTGCTATCAAAACTCTGATGAATTCTTCTGCGAGTGTGCCAATACCGGATACGCGGGCGCAGTTTGTCACACCT CACTAAATCCTCTCTCGTGCGAGGCCTACAAGAATATGAATCCGGTAAATCAGAAAGCGGAGATCACGGTCGACGTCGACGGCAGCGGGCCGCTAAAGCCGTTCCCCGTCACTTGCGAATTCTTCACCGATGACCGCGTGATGACGGTTTTACATCACAGCAATGAACAAGTCACTCCCGTCGATGGTTTCGAGGAGCCTGGTAGCTTCATACAGGAAATTAATTACGACGCTGATTTCGATCAAATTGAGGCTCTACTAAACCGATCTATAAGCTGCAGGCAGAGGATAAATTACGCGTGCAAGCATTCCAAATTATTTAACTCGCCAG TTTCTCAAGGAGATCATTTCAGACCAAACTCGTGGTGGGTGAGTCGCAACAATCAGAAGATGGATTATTGGGGCGGCGCGTTGCCCGGGTCGCGAAAATGCGAATGTGGTATATACGCAAATTGCGGGGACCCCACCAAGTGGTGCAACTGCGATTCCGGCTTGGAGGGATGGTTGGAAGACGGCGGGGATATCACGGAGAAGGAGCATCTCCCCGTGAAACAATTGCGTTTCGGTGACACGGGTACGCCGCTCGACGACAAGGAGGGTCGTTATACGTTAGGTCCGCTCATTTGCGAAGGCGACG ATTTGTTCAAGAACATGGTCACATTCCGTATAGCCGATTCCACCATAAATCTACCGACGTTTGACATCGGCCACAGCGGTGATATTTACTTCGAGTTCAAAACCACTACTTTGGACGCCGTGATAATTCACAGCAAGGGTCCCAACGATTACATCAAGGTCTCCATAACCACCGGAAATCAATTAACCTTCCAGTATGTGGCCGGTGGAGGACCGCTCACCGTTACCGTGCAGACGTCCTACAATTTGGCTGATAACAAGTGGCACTCCGTGTCGGTGGAAAGAAATCGCAAGGAGGCGCGCATCGTCATCGACGGGGCGCTGAAGAACGAAGTGCGAGAACCTCCGGGCCCTGTGCGAGCGATTCATCTCACCTCCGATTTCGTGGTGGGCGCCACGACTGATTACAGGGACGGATTTGTCGGTTGCATAAGAGCGCTGCTTCTCAACGGGCAATTGCAAGATTTAAGAAGTTACGCCCGACGCGGATTGTACGGCATCACAGAAGATTGCGTCGGCAGGTGCGAAAGTAGTCCTTGCCTTAATAACGGCACGTGCCACGAGAGATACGACGGATACTGGTGCGACTGTCGATGGACCGCGTTCAAAGGACCGATTTGTGCAGATg AAATTGGTGTGACTATGCGATCCAGCTCAATGATAAAGTACGACTTCATGGGCACCTGGCGTTCCActatttctgaaaatatacgCATTGGTTTTACAACGACGAACCCGAGAGGGTTTTTGATGGGCCTATTTTCCAATATCTCGGGAGAGTATATGGTTATAATGATTTCAAACAGCGGCAGCTTACGCGTGGTATTCGATTTCGGCTTCGAGCGGCAGGATGTAGTGTATGGCGGCCAAGAGACTAATAATCTCGGCACGGGACAATATCACGACATCAAAATCAGTAGAAGGAACTCCGGCTCCACTCTGGTGATACAGGTCGATGATTACGAGGAGCAAACTGTTCATTATGACATAAAGCATTCCGCGGACGCGCAATTCAACAATATCCAATACATGTACATCGGCAGGAACGAAACTATGTCGGCGGGATTCGTGGGTTGCATATCGCGAATCGAATTCGACGATATATACCCGCTGAAGTTACTCTTCCAAGAGAACGGACCCGGTAACGTGCGCTCGATCGGTTCTACCGTGACCGAAGACTATTGCGGCATCGAACCGATCACGCATCCGCCTGATATCGTGGAGACGCGACCGCCGCCGGAATTGGACGAAGAAAAACTCAGAGCCGCGTACAATGAGACTGACACGGCCATTTTGGGCAGTGTACTAGCAATTCTTCTGATCGCGGTTGTGATCATGATTATTCTTATAGGTAGATATATGTCTAGACATAAAGGAGAGTATTTAACGCAAGAAGACAAGGGTGCTGAGATAGCCTTAGACCCGGACTCAGCGGTTGTAAACTCCGCCACTGGTCATCAAGttcagaaaaagaaagagtgGTTTATCTGA